The Anabrus simplex isolate iqAnaSimp1 chromosome 1, ASM4041472v1, whole genome shotgun sequence genome window below encodes:
- the LOC137499329 gene encoding piggyBac transposable element-derived protein 3-like translates to MMHLAGVHVMMGVLGYPQTKMYWQRDTEVPIISKCMSRDRFFELRNFMHFVDNQGEHEGPLWKVKPFLDCVKQKCISLPRSKHVSLDEQMVPFSGKCGFRQFVPSKPNPLGLKNFILAAPDGLVLDFMFYTGAGTVSIEDQKENGLGGAIVKVLTESIPQDKTHCVYTDRFFTSVKSVDMLLQRNIYQTGTVMKNRVGSVSQKLKTDKELKRGEWEEWVREDEKMCIVKWKDNRSVLLLSSCVGSEPPTTCKRWSKEEKKKVVIPQPLIVKYYNEKMGGVDLCDRFMSYYRCYIRTNKWPVRMFNHFIDLIIVNCWIMYHRWCAGSGIIRQKRLSLMDYKMHVGKALINFKDISYINIRKRGGPPSASTNPVDEDDDSEDDMDKQGTVKVRRVQSQPIPEVRFDNIGHLPKFVDAKNASKCRRPGCRSKTRVVCTKCGMYLCALKNNCFWHYHTK, encoded by the coding sequence ATGATGCATTTGGCTGGTGTGCATGTGATGATGGGTGTGCTGGGTTATCCACAAACCAAAATGTACTGGCAACGTGATACTGAGGTGCCGATAATTTCTAAGTGTATGTCCAGGGATCGTTTTTTCGAACTGAGGAATTTTATGCATTTTGTTGACAATCAAGGGGAACATGAGGGACCACTCTGGAAGGTGAAACCATTTCTTGACTGCGTGAAACAAAAATGCATATCTCTCCCACGGTCAAAGCATGTATCACTTGATGAACAGATGGTGCCTTTCTCAGGCAAGTGTGGCTTTAGGCAGTTTGTCCCTTCAAAACCCAACCCATTAGgattgaagaatttcattttggcaGCACCAGATGGATTAGTTTTAGATTTTATGTTTTACACAGGGGCAGGTACAGTATCGATTGAGGACCAAAAAGAAAATGGTCTTGGTGGTGCTATTGTCAAGGTTTTGACAGAAAGTATTCCACAAGATAAAACTCATTGTGTTTACACTGATAGGTTTTTTACCAGTGTAAAATCAGTAGACATGCTACTGCAGAGAAATATATACCAAACAGGGACTGTCATGAAAAACAGGGTGGGATCAGTGTCACAAAAACTGAAAACCGATAAGGAACTGAAAAGGGGAGAATGGGAGGAGTGGGTAAGGGAAGATGAAAAAATGTGTATTGTAAAGTGGAAGGACAACAGAAGTGTTCTTCTTCTGTCTTCATGTGTTGGCAGTGAGCCACCTACAACATGCAAAAGATGGTCGAAGGAGGAAAAGAAAAAGGTTGTTATTCCTCAGCCATTGATTGTTAAATACTACAATGAAAAAATGGGTGGAGTAGACCTTTGTGATAGATTCATGTCATACTATAGGTGTTACATTCGTACCAACAAATGGCCAGTGCGTATGTTCAACCACTTTATTGATCTTATAATTGTTAATTGTTGGATAATGTATCACAGATGGTGTGCAGGTAGTGGTATTATTAGACAAAAACGACTCTCATTAATGGATTACAAAATGCACGTAGGAAAGGCATTGATAAATTTTAAGGACATTAGTTACATAAACATTAGGAAACGAGGAGGGCCTCCCTCAGCATCCACCAACCCTGTTGACGAAGATGATGACTCCGAGGATGACATGGACAAACAAGGTACGGTGAAAGTGCGAAGAGTTCAGAGCCAACCCATTCCAGAGGTTCGTTTTGACAATATAGGCCACTTACCAAAATTTGTTGATGCAAAGAATGCCTCGAAATGCAGAAGGCCTGGATGTCGTTCCAAAACGAGGGTAGTCTGTACAAAATGTGGTATGTACCTTTGCGCTCTAAAAAACAACTGCTTTTGGCATTATCACACCAAGTAA